The Micromonospora sp. WMMD961 genome has a segment encoding these proteins:
- a CDS encoding DUF3427 domain-containing protein — translation MTDLERGLYEHLITRELADRLQHVDPALIQHHKLDPADAHTTLARHIAALAARALQSVPGGDDKLHHQVELANRIADAIGELSPKAATDQDQVTDAKHLLHAIAAPPTPPALPAFPDRPTTPLSTGALLVNGRHQPRIGHEVNHEMASAESVDLLCAFIKWYGLRIVEKPIRDLIARGGKVRVITTTYLGATDQRALDRLKELGAEVKVSYETRTTRLHAKAWLFRRNNGTTTAYVGSSNLSKTALVDGVEWNVRISNIEQPHVIDTFTATFEDYWNDPAFEAYDAARDAERLRQALTGERRDQTPTEISNLDVRPYPYQAEILADLDAERLVHGRWRNLVVMATGTGKTVVAALDYRRLHKAGRTDSLLFIAHQEQILRQSLSTFRQVMGDGSFGETLVAGEKPNGWKHVFASIQSLHRREVDPEAYDMVIVDEFHHAEAPTYTRLLERLRPRVLLGLTATPDRADGGDVRRWFDGRAAVELHLWDALERQLLSPFQYFGLHDDVDLSHLAWKRGQGYDPAELDVVYTGNHARARSVLRAVSDKVDVGRMRALGFCVSIGHAEFMARWFNDHGVPSAAVTSGVERSTQKGLLRDFKAGKLRVLFTVDLFNEGVDLPMVDTILMLRPTESATIFLQQLGRGLRLDDDKPCLTVLDFIGGQNANFRFDLRWRALTGVSRRAITEAVRDDFPSLPSGCHVELDRVAKEVVLANLKSALPTSKAGLVSELRQLGDVSLATFLCETGLEIEDVYRSASIGGWTGLRRLAGIETSAPGPDDRELGRAIGRMLHTDDVDRLELLTRVAAGPPAPGQQVYAGSGRLLDMLHFSLWGPNAPLAMRDEQLARLWKEPARCAELRQVAEVLRDRIHRVTPTLTPGAVPLRVHARYSRNEACAAFGMTNPGSLREGVKWLPDAQADLFFVTLVKSAAHYSPTTMYADRAVTDTLFQWESQSTTSSASATGQRYTSGGSAVHLFVRETRIPDRDLGAPPYLYAGPMTYQEHTGDRPMRILWKLRHALPADMYVAARAIAA, via the coding sequence ATGACGGATCTTGAGCGAGGGCTTTACGAGCATCTGATCACTCGTGAGCTCGCCGATCGTCTTCAGCACGTCGATCCCGCTCTGATCCAGCACCACAAGCTCGACCCCGCCGACGCGCACACCACCCTCGCGCGGCACATCGCCGCCCTGGCCGCCCGCGCCCTCCAATCCGTCCCCGGCGGCGACGACAAGCTCCACCACCAGGTCGAGCTGGCGAACCGGATCGCCGACGCCATCGGCGAGCTGAGCCCGAAGGCCGCAACGGACCAAGACCAGGTGACCGACGCGAAGCACCTGCTCCACGCCATCGCCGCCCCACCAACCCCACCCGCGCTACCAGCCTTCCCAGACCGACCGACCACCCCGCTCTCCACCGGCGCGTTACTCGTCAACGGCCGTCACCAGCCCCGCATCGGCCACGAGGTCAACCACGAGATGGCCTCAGCCGAGAGCGTCGACCTACTCTGCGCGTTCATCAAGTGGTACGGACTGCGCATCGTCGAGAAGCCCATCCGCGACCTGATCGCCCGGGGTGGCAAAGTCCGGGTCATCACCACGACCTACCTCGGCGCGACCGATCAGCGAGCGCTCGACCGGCTGAAGGAGCTCGGCGCTGAGGTCAAGGTGTCCTACGAGACGCGGACCACCCGCCTGCACGCCAAGGCGTGGCTGTTCCGCCGCAACAACGGCACCACCACCGCGTACGTCGGCTCGTCGAACCTGTCGAAGACCGCGCTGGTCGACGGCGTGGAGTGGAACGTCCGCATCTCGAACATCGAGCAGCCGCACGTCATCGACACGTTCACGGCGACGTTCGAGGACTACTGGAACGATCCGGCGTTCGAGGCGTACGACGCGGCCAGGGACGCCGAACGGCTTCGGCAGGCACTCACCGGGGAGCGCCGAGACCAGACACCTACCGAGATCTCGAACCTGGACGTGCGCCCGTACCCGTACCAGGCGGAAATCCTGGCCGACCTGGACGCCGAACGGCTGGTCCACGGGCGTTGGCGCAACCTGGTGGTGATGGCGACGGGCACCGGCAAGACCGTCGTCGCCGCGCTGGACTACCGCCGGCTGCACAAGGCGGGACGAACAGATTCGCTGCTCTTCATCGCCCATCAGGAGCAGATCCTGCGGCAGAGCCTGTCGACGTTTCGGCAAGTCATGGGCGACGGCAGCTTCGGGGAGACGCTTGTCGCTGGCGAGAAGCCGAACGGTTGGAAGCACGTCTTCGCCTCCATCCAGTCGCTGCACCGCCGGGAGGTCGACCCCGAGGCGTACGACATGGTGATCGTGGACGAGTTCCACCACGCGGAGGCGCCGACGTACACACGGCTGTTGGAGCGGCTGCGTCCCCGCGTACTCCTCGGATTGACGGCGACCCCCGACCGGGCCGACGGCGGCGACGTGCGTCGGTGGTTCGACGGCCGCGCGGCGGTTGAGCTGCACCTGTGGGACGCGTTGGAGCGGCAGTTGCTGTCGCCGTTCCAGTACTTCGGGCTGCACGACGACGTGGACCTGTCGCACCTCGCCTGGAAGCGCGGCCAGGGCTACGACCCGGCGGAGCTGGACGTCGTCTACACCGGCAACCACGCCCGCGCGAGGTCGGTGCTTCGCGCGGTCAGCGACAAGGTGGACGTCGGACGGATGCGGGCGCTCGGGTTCTGCGTGAGCATCGGGCACGCCGAGTTCATGGCCAGGTGGTTCAACGACCACGGCGTGCCATCGGCGGCGGTGACGTCGGGAGTGGAGCGCTCGACACAAAAAGGGCTGTTGCGGGACTTCAAGGCCGGCAAGCTGCGGGTGCTCTTCACAGTTGACCTGTTCAACGAGGGCGTCGACCTGCCGATGGTCGACACGATCCTGATGCTGCGGCCCACCGAGAGCGCCACGATCTTCCTGCAACAGCTCGGCCGTGGCCTGCGCCTGGACGACGACAAGCCCTGTCTCACGGTGCTCGACTTCATCGGTGGGCAGAACGCCAACTTCCGCTTCGACCTGCGGTGGCGTGCGCTGACCGGGGTGAGCCGGCGGGCGATCACCGAGGCGGTCCGGGACGACTTCCCGAGCCTCCCGAGCGGCTGCCACGTCGAACTGGACCGGGTGGCGAAGGAGGTCGTGCTCGCCAACCTGAAGAGCGCGCTGCCCACCTCGAAGGCCGGTCTGGTGTCCGAGCTGCGGCAACTCGGCGACGTCAGCCTGGCCACGTTCCTTTGTGAGACCGGCCTGGAGATCGAGGACGTGTACCGCTCGGCCAGCATCGGCGGCTGGACCGGTCTGCGCCGGCTCGCCGGCATCGAGACGTCCGCGCCCGGCCCGGACGACCGGGAGTTGGGCCGGGCCATCGGTCGCATGCTGCACACCGACGACGTGGACCGGCTGGAGCTGCTGACCCGGGTCGCGGCCGGACCGCCCGCGCCAGGTCAGCAGGTGTACGCGGGCAGCGGCCGACTGCTCGACATGCTGCACTTCAGCCTCTGGGGACCGAACGCACCCCTCGCCATGCGGGACGAACAGCTGGCACGGCTGTGGAAGGAACCGGCGCGTTGTGCCGAGTTGCGGCAGGTCGCCGAGGTGTTGCGGGACCGCATCCACCGGGTCACGCCCACCCTCACGCCGGGGGCGGTGCCGTTGCGGGTGCACGCCCGGTACAGCCGCAACGAGGCATGTGCCGCCTTCGGGATGACCAACCCGGGGTCGCTGCGCGAGGGGGTGAAGTGGCTGCCCGACGCCCAGGCCGACCTGTTCTTCGTCACCCTGGTCAAGTCCGCGGCGCACTACTCCCCCACCACCATGTACGCCGACCGGGCCGTCACCGACACCCTCTTCCAGTGGGAGTCGCAGAGCACCACCTCGTCGGCGTCAGCGACCGGACAGCGCTACACGTCGGGCGGGTCGGCAGTGCACCTCTTCGTCCGGGAGACCCG
- a CDS encoding CU044_2847 family protein: MSVRRIPGEINGVPVLVEVVPIGDEYTSTRPAQQKAEELFVKAQSVIEGMVASTAEMMRSAAYRAARPSQVEVQFGLKFSTQAGVIFASAASEASLNVKLVFGSVGVADDETRSDVEMKGGSDERIDRSSC; this comes from the coding sequence GTGTCTGTTCGGCGCATTCCTGGAGAGATAAACGGCGTCCCGGTGTTGGTGGAGGTCGTTCCGATCGGCGACGAGTACACGAGCACTAGACCAGCTCAGCAGAAAGCAGAGGAGCTTTTTGTCAAGGCTCAATCCGTAATTGAAGGAATGGTTGCATCTACTGCCGAAATGATGAGGTCTGCGGCTTATCGCGCGGCGCGACCTTCACAGGTGGAAGTTCAGTTTGGCTTGAAATTCTCTACACAAGCGGGGGTGATCTTCGCGAGCGCAGCCTCAGAGGCGAGCTTGAACGTGAAGTTGGTTTTTGGATCTGTCGGGGTGGCGGACGACGAAACCCGTTCTGATGTCGAGATGAAGGGAGGCAGCGATGAGCGTATCGACCGGTCAAGTTGCTGA
- a CDS encoding serine protease, with the protein MSVSTGQVAEEFLGRIENAQGDYVGTCFQVTAGVLVTAAHVIQEALQEVDRSNLMGRIVAVAPLTSAGRGNIAARVIAVHPSQDLAVLQSDNPLPAEVSHLAYSDVQSPGTEFYITGCALLDNESRYKSLTTLGHWGRSAHTLNDSSIGAGTAAGAERGMSGSPVLRTSDNAVIGVMSMRYNSDGWSRDRVWFARVEDLVSILPPTVRVPIFRTAANGDDGATRLGVTYEDKSRLANEANFFMPNEWTGAWVDSVAALESSKVLILVAPAGFGSTTFAEQLIVREGDFRLRLAKLEPGDWDRPHAASLPMQAWHGYILDLQDPEHDRPTAEFLRGLDDIATALAEIQSHLIVTIKESLWSNRHATSLNNVRAVRIDQPPDPHALVERFFEEFDPIVVEAVRQDRVRTHLNGMNAIESSQAVGQIVDLLEPFGDRSSLSTSKIAEMIAEVLDNHVDDLDVLFGEEGTDHRPTSSFSREKDRPLALNDRCLLLTLSVRSAVHLSNLERDWRSFLSELRGKPEEDVRHLDAVLARSGIRGRLKRIRASVDRDEMARLARPAFGVAAIRYVWDNYSEVRRPLVRWMSTNISQDSGPLSPAAWVSTLVRRSQDIEFIRHDLRNIGDKGILKDVLFDACRDMHMRRRAERILYDWAQSAEMQDVVIDVATRLYLLDQRPIAVRRLQRVADSAKISDGTAALVVAAFDQFLADENAREPFLATVSEWLTAAGARASSRFALDAMVRDAEGVEVFLALEKRGILQLKPFLAQLLDDEPSHATIVTMFRSANDDASYDALIESLAGAARENGLIASLFRLSGALDSTAGMRNPVKDLSVRLEGYIAGRVVESSHVQA; encoded by the coding sequence ATGAGCGTATCGACCGGTCAAGTTGCTGAAGAATTTCTGGGTCGCATTGAGAATGCCCAGGGCGACTATGTTGGCACATGTTTCCAAGTAACCGCTGGGGTGCTTGTGACTGCAGCTCACGTGATCCAGGAGGCTCTGCAAGAGGTAGACCGTTCAAACTTGATGGGTAGGATCGTCGCCGTTGCTCCACTCACCTCTGCCGGACGCGGGAACATTGCGGCCCGCGTGATCGCGGTGCATCCTAGTCAAGATCTTGCAGTCCTTCAAAGTGATAACCCCCTGCCCGCAGAGGTGTCGCACTTGGCGTATTCTGATGTGCAATCACCGGGGACCGAATTCTATATTACCGGCTGCGCTCTTCTTGATAACGAGTCGCGGTATAAAAGTTTGACCACTCTTGGCCACTGGGGGCGATCTGCCCACACGCTCAACGATTCTTCAATAGGGGCGGGGACCGCTGCCGGGGCGGAGCGGGGAATGAGTGGATCCCCGGTCTTGCGAACCAGCGACAATGCCGTTATTGGCGTGATGAGCATGCGTTACAACAGCGACGGCTGGTCCAGGGATCGGGTTTGGTTCGCCCGGGTCGAAGATTTGGTGTCAATCCTTCCACCCACGGTTCGAGTGCCTATATTTCGCACTGCCGCAAATGGGGATGATGGTGCAACTCGCTTAGGGGTGACATACGAAGATAAGTCCAGATTAGCGAACGAAGCTAACTTCTTCATGCCTAACGAATGGACCGGGGCATGGGTCGATTCGGTAGCTGCCTTGGAGTCGAGCAAGGTACTAATTCTCGTCGCTCCCGCAGGCTTCGGTTCAACAACATTCGCTGAACAGTTGATCGTTAGGGAGGGCGACTTCCGCCTGCGATTGGCTAAACTTGAGCCGGGTGACTGGGACAGGCCGCATGCTGCTTCCCTGCCCATGCAGGCATGGCACGGATACATTCTCGACTTGCAAGACCCTGAGCATGATAGGCCCACCGCCGAATTCCTGCGCGGTTTGGACGATATCGCGACCGCTCTCGCTGAAATCCAATCGCATCTTATCGTGACGATCAAAGAAAGTTTGTGGTCTAATCGGCATGCCACATCACTAAACAATGTACGAGCTGTTCGTATCGATCAGCCGCCGGATCCACATGCGCTGGTCGAGAGATTTTTCGAAGAGTTCGACCCTATCGTTGTCGAAGCGGTACGTCAAGATCGCGTTCGCACGCACCTTAATGGCATGAATGCGATCGAGTCTAGCCAGGCTGTGGGACAGATCGTGGATCTGCTCGAGCCCTTTGGTGACCGCAGTTCATTATCTACTTCAAAAATCGCCGAAATGATTGCCGAGGTGCTCGATAATCACGTCGACGACTTGGATGTATTATTCGGTGAGGAAGGCACCGATCATCGGCCTACCTCCTCGTTTAGTAGAGAAAAAGACCGACCCCTTGCGCTCAACGATCGATGCTTGCTACTTACACTTTCTGTCCGTTCTGCGGTGCATCTGAGCAATCTTGAACGCGATTGGCGAAGCTTTCTGTCCGAGCTTAGAGGGAAGCCTGAGGAGGATGTTCGTCACCTGGACGCCGTCTTGGCTAGGTCTGGAATTAGGGGACGGCTAAAGCGTATTCGCGCATCGGTCGACAGAGACGAAATGGCCCGACTGGCTAGGCCAGCTTTCGGTGTGGCGGCTATCCGTTACGTCTGGGATAACTATAGCGAGGTGCGGCGCCCGCTCGTCCGTTGGATGAGTACAAATATCTCTCAGGATTCGGGGCCGCTCTCGCCGGCTGCGTGGGTGTCTACCTTGGTGCGTCGAAGTCAAGACATCGAATTCATTCGTCACGATCTCCGTAACATCGGCGACAAAGGGATTTTGAAGGATGTTCTTTTCGACGCCTGTCGCGACATGCACATGCGGCGTCGGGCGGAGCGGATATTGTATGATTGGGCACAAAGTGCCGAGATGCAAGACGTCGTCATAGACGTTGCGACGCGCCTATACCTCCTCGATCAACGCCCGATCGCTGTTAGGCGATTGCAGCGAGTGGCTGATTCCGCCAAAATATCAGATGGAACCGCGGCACTGGTTGTGGCGGCCTTCGACCAGTTCCTTGCAGACGAAAACGCACGAGAGCCTTTCCTCGCTACGGTCTCGGAATGGTTGACTGCGGCCGGCGCGCGGGCCTCCTCAAGGTTTGCGCTCGATGCGATGGTAAGAGACGCTGAAGGCGTCGAAGTGTTTCTCGCTCTCGAGAAGAGAGGAATTTTGCAACTAAAACCTTTTCTGGCGCAGCTTCTTGATGATGAGCCTTCGCATGCAACAATTGTCACTATGTTTAGGTCGGCTAATGACGACGCCAGCTATGATGCCCTCATCGAGTCCTTGGCCGGCGCCGCACGGGAAAACGGGCTGATCGCGAGTCTCTTCAGGTTGTCCGGGGCGCTGGATTCCACGGCCGGAATGCGGAATCCGGTCAAGGACTTGTCGGTGCGGCTGGAGGGGTACATTGCGGGAAGGGTTGTGGAAAGTAGCCATGTTCAGGCTTGA
- a CDS encoding GNAT family N-acetyltransferase, with protein sequence MIEGLQLRHHNADEAKGILDQLVDLYLEVYAGGSEFHSEDRYRRQLSLHMQRVGWELVTATLDGTLVGYIYGFPLPSETRWWDGIHEPVPPGFTDEDGQRTFAISELLVRPGWRRQGIAAALHNDLIGCRTETRATLLVRSDNLAAQTMYGCWGWSKVTTLRPNWQSAPVFDVHVLTCTGAPLTQK encoded by the coding sequence GTGATCGAGGGCCTGCAACTCCGCCATCACAACGCGGACGAGGCCAAGGGAATCCTCGATCAGTTGGTGGACCTCTACCTGGAGGTCTACGCGGGCGGCAGCGAGTTCCACAGCGAGGACCGGTACCGGCGTCAGCTCTCCCTACACATGCAACGGGTCGGTTGGGAGCTGGTCACCGCAACGCTCGACGGGACCCTGGTCGGCTATATCTATGGGTTCCCGCTGCCATCCGAGACTCGGTGGTGGGATGGCATCCACGAGCCGGTGCCGCCCGGGTTCACCGACGAGGACGGCCAACGTACCTTCGCGATCAGCGAGCTGCTGGTACGTCCCGGTTGGCGACGTCAGGGCATCGCCGCAGCGCTACACAATGACTTGATCGGATGCCGGACTGAGACCCGAGCAACCCTCCTGGTCCGCTCTGACAATCTGGCCGCCCAAACGATGTATGGGTGTTGGGGCTGGAGCAAGGTCACCACCTTGCGGCCGAACTGGCAGAGTGCACCAGTCTTCGACGTCCATGTCCTCACCTGCACAGGCGCACCACTAACGCAGAAGTAG
- a CDS encoding flavoprotein, whose amino-acid sequence MTERPVLYLVVCAAGPAEHIHELVDLLIADGWQVCMIVSPTAAPWLDREALQNKTGYLVRVEWRMPGDPEPHPPADVVVAAPVTFNTVTKWALGINDTLALGVLNESLGAGLPIIAFPHTKDELAAHPAYAGHLEVLRAAGVVVADGKPLNSPERWGVVIETLRLVRPA is encoded by the coding sequence ATGACGGAACGTCCGGTGCTGTATCTGGTCGTCTGCGCCGCGGGCCCGGCGGAACACATCCACGAGTTGGTCGATCTACTGATCGCCGACGGGTGGCAGGTGTGCATGATCGTCAGCCCGACCGCCGCGCCGTGGCTCGACCGGGAGGCGCTCCAGAACAAAACCGGTTATCTGGTACGCGTCGAGTGGCGCATGCCCGGCGACCCCGAGCCGCATCCTCCGGCTGACGTGGTGGTGGCCGCGCCGGTCACGTTCAACACGGTGACGAAGTGGGCGCTGGGCATCAACGACACACTGGCGCTCGGCGTCCTCAACGAATCACTGGGAGCGGGACTGCCGATCATCGCGTTCCCGCACACCAAGGACGAGTTGGCGGCGCATCCGGCGTACGCGGGTCACCTGGAGGTGCTGCGCGCTGCCGGCGTGGTCGTGGCGGACGGGAAACCGCTGAACTCACCAGAGCGATGGGGCGTGGTCATCGAGACGTTGCGGTTGGTACGCCCGGCTTGA
- a CDS encoding FAD-binding oxidoreductase codes for MPTLTAAWASVDDRAAGDFWCTLEDRQPGLLPHRDAPLFFTALGRLAVGGDDPANRAALLRVLGRAYRHFDLLPHATTIGDALLATVARHVHPLWTPQLAATAERALRRSTDAVRRAARQAGDGSAWWHVQVIGHDRPSPDIAILTVRPWRRLPFQPGQAVPVCTPRLPGHWRWLSPANAPRADGTVELHVRAVPGGTVSHDLVHRVRPGELLWLGPPVDTGLSLDPASTNDLLLVAGGTGLAPLRALVEQVAAAPDGRRVTLVVGARTFTDLYDAIALDKLQCAHDWLTIVPALSDDLCAEPAERGDALSIALDQYQPGQDIYLCGPPAMLANARLRLCTLGIPVARIHLPRAPEGRE; via the coding sequence ATGCCCACCCTGACCGCCGCCTGGGCTTCGGTCGACGATCGGGCCGCCGGTGACTTCTGGTGCACACTCGAAGACCGCCAGCCCGGCCTGCTTCCGCACCGGGACGCGCCGCTGTTCTTCACCGCGTTGGGCCGCCTCGCGGTCGGCGGCGACGACCCGGCGAACCGGGCGGCGCTGCTCAGGGTGCTCGGCCGCGCGTACCGTCACTTCGACCTGCTCCCGCACGCCACCACCATCGGCGACGCGCTGCTCGCGACAGTCGCCCGCCACGTCCACCCACTGTGGACGCCGCAGCTCGCCGCCACCGCCGAGCGCGCCCTGCGCCGATCCACAGACGCCGTGCGCCGCGCCGCCAGACAGGCCGGCGACGGCTCGGCCTGGTGGCACGTCCAGGTGATCGGCCACGACCGGCCGTCTCCCGACATCGCCATCCTGACGGTACGTCCCTGGCGGCGACTGCCCTTCCAGCCAGGTCAGGCCGTGCCGGTCTGCACACCCCGCCTGCCCGGGCACTGGCGCTGGCTCTCACCAGCCAACGCCCCACGCGCCGATGGCACCGTCGAGCTGCACGTCCGCGCCGTGCCCGGCGGCACCGTCTCCCACGACCTGGTTCATCGGGTACGCCCCGGCGAGCTGCTCTGGCTCGGCCCGCCCGTCGACACCGGGCTGAGCCTCGACCCGGCGAGCACCAACGATCTGCTGCTCGTCGCCGGTGGCACCGGCCTGGCACCACTGCGCGCCCTGGTCGAGCAGGTCGCCGCCGCACCGGACGGTCGACGGGTGACGCTTGTCGTCGGCGCGCGCACGTTCACCGACCTGTACGACGCGATCGCACTCGACAAGCTGCAATGCGCCCACGACTGGCTGACCATCGTGCCGGCGCTCTCCGACGACCTCTGCGCCGAGCCGGCCGAGCGGGGCGACGCCCTAAGCATCGCTCTCGATCAGTATCAGCCTGGCCAGGACATCTACCTCTGCGGCCCGCCCGCGATGCTGGCCAATGCGCGGCTACGGCTGTGTACCCTCGGCATCCCCGTCGCGCGCATCCACCTGCCCAGGGCGCCAGAGGGTCGGGAATAG
- a CDS encoding cellulose binding domain-containing protein — MSPRRAIAVVAVAALASLLAVSVAHADDGPAISTPGSPTVVVNEPHQLTLTWAPSTWVDGQGTGQPINYEVQVPLGPNTYRWLGTTVDTTITLTDLAPGTTYRIAVAARALGGYSDSSAATTVRTASGRATVSYLNLDWSPTNNQIQHLLRVTNTGTGPLDLSTVQVRYHLRFEGGNTSLVPNCDWAALGCDRIRQTVQFFVPPGGPPSAMSTPAPPYPPPGTAVPGWVELTFTGGTLAPGQSTGPIQLRHHRHSWSTIDERDDPSWLAATGQWTENGRITLDVDGVREFGDTNT; from the coding sequence ATGTCCCCTCGCCGCGCCATCGCCGTCGTAGCCGTCGCCGCGCTGGCGAGCCTGCTCGCCGTCAGCGTCGCCCATGCCGACGACGGCCCGGCGATCAGCACCCCTGGCAGCCCGACGGTGGTGGTCAACGAACCTCACCAGCTCACGCTCACCTGGGCGCCGTCCACCTGGGTCGACGGGCAGGGCACCGGTCAGCCCATCAACTACGAGGTGCAGGTGCCACTGGGCCCCAACACGTACCGCTGGCTCGGCACCACAGTGGACACCACGATCACGCTGACCGACCTGGCGCCCGGCACGACGTACCGCATCGCGGTTGCCGCCCGCGCGCTCGGCGGCTACTCCGACTCCTCGGCCGCCACCACAGTGCGCACGGCCAGCGGCCGCGCGACGGTCAGCTACCTCAATCTCGACTGGTCCCCGACGAACAACCAGATCCAGCACCTCCTGCGGGTCACCAACACGGGCACCGGGCCGCTCGACCTGAGCACTGTGCAGGTGCGCTACCACCTGCGCTTCGAGGGCGGCAACACCTCGCTGGTGCCGAACTGCGACTGGGCGGCGCTGGGCTGCGACCGGATCCGCCAGACCGTGCAGTTCTTCGTCCCACCGGGCGGGCCGCCGTCGGCGATGTCGACACCGGCGCCGCCGTATCCCCCGCCGGGCACTGCCGTCCCCGGTTGGGTGGAGCTGACCTTCACCGGTGGGACGCTCGCGCCGGGCCAGTCGACAGGGCCGATCCAGCTACGGCATCACCGGCACAGCTGGAGCACCATCGACGAGCGCGACGACCCGAGTTGGCTCGCCGCCACCGGCCAGTGGACCGAGAACGGGCGGATCACGCTTGACGTCGACGGGGTACGCGAGTTCGGCGACACGAACACCTGA